AATGTTTATATTCAAAAAATACCAAGGGCCAAAACCTGGAAGCCGAACCTCCGGCCAACTTGCTTGCCTCTTTTTCTAACAATGAACTTCTTGGAACGACTTCGATATGTTTTAATCTAAACACATAAAACTGCTCTTCAATGCCGTACAAAATACCAAAGACAACCGCTAGTATCATCAATAATGGTACGACTCTTATTTTGGCAACCTTTGATTCTCTCAATATATCACGTCCATTGCATGGACACAGTTCCTTGTTTCTTGTTGCTTGAAGCGATCAGATTTAGTATTTGATTCCCGTATATATTCACGTTGCCGGCACCTAAGGTTAAGAGGATGTCGCCAGGGAGTATATTTTCAGCAACTTTTGAAACCACCTCGTCTTCGGAAAGGGAAAAGCAATTTTTATGGCCGTACTCACTTGTGAGGCTATCAACTATCAGGTCCGAACTGATGCTCAGTTCCAACTTTTCGTCAGCCGGGTATACGGGCAATATATACACCAAATCAGCCTTCATAAGAGCCTCGGCAAATTTCCTGTACATAGCCTTGGTACGCGAATACCTGTGTGGCTGAAAAATTACCACTAGCCTGCGGGATGGAAAGATGTTACGTAAAGTATCGAGTGTAGCCTGTACCTCCCTCGGATGGTGGCCGTAGTCATCGTAAAAATAGATATCATCGCACACACCGAGACATTGCAGCCTTCGCTTTGTTCCTTTAAATTTATGGAGTGCATGTCGAATCGTATTAAAGTTTATGCCCAATAAATCGCAAACGGCACAAGCAGCAAGGGCGTTCAACACATTATGCTCTCCCGATACTCTTAGGTTTATTTCGCCTATCTCGGCTCCCCGTTTGACAACGGTGAAAGAAACCCCCCCGCCAACGGAGTGATTGACCCCAACGGCACCCCAATCCCATTGCATTCCCCAACCATAGGTAATGCAATGGGGCGCGAACTTTCCGGCTACCGACTGACATCCTGTGTCCTCGCCACATATGATAATCTTGCCGTCATCCTTGCGTTTGGATAAAAAACGGAGAAAAGCATCCTGAACGGATTGAAATGTAGGATAAAAATTTACATGATCCCAATCGATGTTCGTAACCACCGGTATATAACAGGAGAAGAGCTCAAAAGAGCCGTCGCTTTCATCCAACTCAGATACCATATAATCCCCATGCCCGAGTCTGGCATTGCCCCCTATATCCGACACCTCGCCCCCTATAGCGATAGTAGGATCGAGCCCTGCTGCATCCAAGACAGTCGCGATCATTGATGATGTGGTAGTCTTCCCGTGGGCACCAGCTACACCTATGCCTTTTAGTCGATTGAATATCGAGCTGAGGATGTCTCCTCTTCTTACCACATTTACTCCTGCTTTTCTGGCATAAACTAATTCATCGTTATCCCATGCGATCGCGCTGCTATATACCAGCATGTCCGGCCTGAAAATATCTATATGAGATGCACCATGGCCACAAAGAACCTTTATGCCAAGCTTCTCTAAATTATATACGTAGTTAGTCCTTGTTACATCGCAACCAGACACTTCATAACCCATCTCTTTCAGCAAATGAGCCAAACCGCTCATTCCGGCGCCACCGACTCCCATCAAATGAAGATATTTTATTCCGTCTCCCAGAAGCATCTTTTCTTTAATATTTTTAAAAACATCCAATGGGGCCCTCTCCTTTCGTAGAAAAAGACGATACCACGTTCCAGAAACGGGCACATATGTCGTTCCTTTTCTCGTCACACATATTTTGATCAATACCAAACCTGCATTTATCCGATACTTCTAAAATTGCTTCTTCCAAAAGATTTAAGCCGTTCCTCTCTTGCCAAACTGTCCCTATTCCTAAACGTAAGAAAAGTTCTGCGTTTGCCAATTGATGGTTGTCCGATGCCTCTTCCCAAGGCACTAATACACTTGGTACATGATAGCAGATAAGCTCCGAAAGTGTCGATGCCCCACACCTTGTAACGACGTAGTCGGCCAGGGAAAAATGAGCGGACAGATCCCACGCTTGAGGCAAAACAATCACGTTATCGGAGATCCACCGTATACCATGTTTACCTTCCGGTCCTAACAACATGAAGATATGATTTTTAAGGCTTTCGCGTTTAGCGACCTCCGTTACGGCATGTTTTAAAGATTCTCCCCCAATAGAACCGCCCATAACCAGAGAAAACCTCTTCTTTGGCGGAAGAACGCCATCTCCTCCAAGCATCTCCCACGCCTTTTGTTTTGTTATTATATTGAATTTACGAACGGGAATACCCACATATCTAAAATCACTCTTTCCTAAGTTTGTGCATTCCTCCCATCCCGTGATAATAAGCATTCCCTTCCTACTGCAAAGCCTGGTAGATTTGCCGGCAACAGCATTTTGTTCGTGAGCAATCATTGGCACCCTTAATAAAGAAGTCATCAAAGCAAAGGGAACAGATAAATAGCCTCCAAATAGAACAATGAGATCAGGTTTAATGTTTCTTACTATATTGCGTATCTTAACCAAAGAAAGAGTCAATTCTTTCCAACGGATGAACGAGCGCAATCCCTTAACGCCAAAGGGAGATCCTGATAACGATAATGTTATGGGTTCTATGTTTAACGCATTGTAAATTTTTTGCTCAAGCATTCTATTTCCGCATAGATAAATAATTTCGGCGGGCAATTTCATTTCTTCGATCCAATTGGCAAAGGAGACCGCCGGCAGTATATGCCCGCCAGTTCCTCCAGCAACAAATAGCATCTTCAACTTATTGCCCATCAAGACGCGCTCCTTTTGATCATCCTATTATTCTCGGCAGAACAGCGCAACAACAATCCTATTTTAACCCACGTTGCCAGCAAAGCACTGCCACCGTAACTCAAAAAGGGCATGGCCTTACCCGTCAAAGGAATTAGAGTGGTCACGCCTCCAACGTTGATAAAGAAAGGTATCAATATCGAAAGCCAAAGCCCGAAGACAAGATATCTGCGGTATTCATCATCAAAGTCACGCCACATGTAATAAACCCTGACAGAGATCACGGCAAAAGCGCCAATAACCGCCATGGAACCTAAAACACCTAGTTCCTCGGCAGAAATGGCAAAGATAAAGTCAGTATGTGCTGCAGGCAAATATTGGAGTTTTTGTAAACTCCTGCCAAGCCCGACCCCCCAAAAACCTCCGTTTGCAAAGGCGATCAACCCCTGTATTATTTGAAACCCCTCGTTCAAAGGATCTTGCCACGGATCAATCCAAGCCTTAAGTCGTCTTAATCTGTAGGAAGCGTTGAATATCAAAATGATTGCGGGGACAGAGGTGGTGACCAATAAAATTAAGGGATATTTCCATCCGTACTTCATAATGAAGATCCCCAAACCTATTGCAAAGAGAATTATTGTGGATCCGATATCAGGCTGAAAAAGGAGAGGAATAGCACTCACGATCAGTACGCTTATCGTGCGCACGAATGCGCTTATTGGAGGTTCTTCATATCCAGATATAACGCTGGAGAGGTAGATAACGACAGAAAAAATTAAAAACTCCGATGGCTGAAATGAGAAAGGCCCCAACCTCATCCATCTAGAAGATCCGCTTACAGACATTCCAAATGAAGGTATCAACGTCGCAAAGGACAACAGGAAAGCCAAAATCCAAAGAAATGGTGAAACTTTTCTCCATATATCAATGGGAACAGAATAGGACAGAGCCATTCCAGCCAGGGATACCAGTAACCACTTGATTTGTTTCATTCCATACACCCAAGGCGTCCCAAACTGCTTGATTGAAAAATAACCCGAAGCAGATGTTATCATTATGATCCCAAATACCGACAGAGCTAAGGGGATCACAATTAGCCACAGATCAAAGGCGTGCGAATTTTCTTGAGCTTGAAAGATATCTCTTTCGTTATCCATTTTTCACACTATTCGCCTCTACAATGGTTTTAACTATTCTCTTAAAATCCTCTCCTCTTTCGTGGTAGTTTTTATACATGTCCCAGCTTGTACAGGCTGGAGAAAGCAACACTATATCGCCCGGGCAGGCCATATTAAAGGCACAATACACCGCCTCCTCCATGGAAGACACAAGAAGATAATTGCGAAAACCTGCCCTCTCCAGGGCTTCGGATATCGCTTCTTTTTCTGCGCCCAACAAAACCGCACCGCGCGCATGCGCTTTAACAGCCTTGGCGAGTTCATCGTATTGCTCTCCCTTTCCCTTTCCTCCTAAAATAATAACTTTTGTGCCGGGTATAGATGTTATGGCAGTTATCGAGGAGGCTACGTTAGTTCCTTTCGAATCGTCTATAAAAGTTATGCCCCTTTTTTCTCCAACCTTTTCGCATCGATGGGGAAGGTTTTTAAAATCCGATAACAAGTGAGATGTTCTTTCCGCGTCACACCCCAGGTAATAAACTGCAGCCATGGCCATGGCCGCATTTTCGACGTTGTGACGGCCATATAAAGGCAAGATGCTATATGAAAAAAGTTTTATATCGCGGCTTTCTGTCCTTAAATAGGCTTCAGAATCGTGCAATATTATTTCGTCTTGTTCTTCGCATTTGCCCTTACTGCAATCGGAGGCCCAACGCAAAACAGCCCCCCGACATCCATTTGTCCCTAAAAGTTCTCGGTCTTTATTTTGGTATATACAATATCCATCGGAAGAAAGAAGGTCTTTAATACGCTTTTTCGATTCGACGTAAGCATTAAAACTTCCGTGCCAGTCGAGATGATCGGGGCATATATTTGTAACGACCGCTATATGACAACTGAACCGATTTGCCCAATGAAGCTGAAAACTGCTAATCTCGGCTGCTATGAAATCTAAGTCCTGTTTTGCAAAATCCGCCAGCGGAAAGCCGAAATTTCCGGCCAATGCCGTCTTGTAACCCAATTTAGATAATAAATGAGCTATTAAAGCAGATGTGGTACTTTTTCCGTTAGTCCCCGTTACCCCTATGATTTTTCCTATTAAATAAGGAAACACAAAATCAAGCTCTCCTTGGATAGGCACCCCGGCATTTTTTGCCATCTCTACAGGCAAGCTTTTCGGGGATATTCCCGAGCTCAATACTACTAAATCGCAGTTCAGCATTTTATTCGTGTGGCCCTTTTCCTCCCACAAGATACCTTTTTTACGGTAGAGATCCCTGGTATCTGAATCGATTTCTTCCCGCTCGGTTACGAAAACGTCATATCCCAATTTTTTCGAGAGAAGAGCCAAAGACTTTCCGCTTATTCCACTCCCAACTACAGTTACTTTCATATTCTAGATCACCTGCCGGGCCAACAATGCCATCAAAAGAGACGCTCCTACAAGGTGTACGAGCCAAAACCGTATTACGATATGGCCTTCAGGCCAACCGCATAACTCGAAATGATGATGCAAGGGGCTCATCTTAAAAATTCTCTTTCCGAAGCACCTAAAGGATATGACCTGCAATATTACGGAAACTATTTCTATGCCAAATATAAGAGAAACCGGAAATATCAATAATATGCGTCCTGAAAGGGCAACATTTCCCATTAATAAGCCAGCGATAAAATGAGCTCCCACATCTCCCATAAACACCTTGGCCGGATGGGAATTATACCATAAAAAAGAAAGAGTGCATGCCAACCCAATTATGATGGATATAATACATGAATCGATATTCGAGACGAGTAGAAGTATGACAAGCGATATTGCCGAAGCCCCTGCAGCGAGTCCATCGAGACCATCTGTAATGTTCAATGCATTGTAAAATCCTAGAGCAAAAAAAGCTAAAAATATGAAAGCTAAACCCGAAGGAATTGCAGGCAAATATTGAGAAAAAAAGAGATTGATCTCTCTGGAAGCAATCCATGCCCAGGGCAAGACAACGATTATCTGGCCAAACAATTTCGCCCTTGACGTCAATCCTTCGCTTGATCGTTTTGACAACTTGATAAAATCGTCTACAAAACCCACTGCCGCTCCGCCAAGGGGCAACCACCAAAGGATTAAAGTTTCCATCGCATTCCCGCTTTTTACGTTTAAAAAGAACGAGGCGATGAACGTCAAAACGACAAATACAACGCCGCCCATAGTCGGCGTACCCGCCTTTAGGACTAAATGACGCTCGGGGCCATAGCTTTTTGGTGTCTGCCCCCACTTAAATCTCAAAAATAACCCTATCCATATTTTTAGCAAGAAAATTCCAAGAACGATTAAAAAACCCAAGATAAAGAACAAATAACTATAATTCATGCAAAGACCACCAATCGTAAATGCGTTCCATTTCATATACCCTAGATCCCTTTACTAAAACGACGTCTCCTGTTCTCAAGATGGCCTTTAAATGGTTGACGATATCTTCCATATCCTGAAGACATAATACGTTCTTATAATTTTTGTTTATGCCCTTCCACTCGCTCCCATATATCAACACCTGATCAGCTGTTTTGGCAGCACAATCCAGGATCTCGTCATGAAAACGATTTGCGTAACTGCCCAGCTCTTTCATTCCGCCCAATACAGCAATTTTGCGCCCCTTTGAAGGTATTAGGCAGAGATTATCTATGGCAGCCTTCACGGATACGGGGCTGGCATTGTATGATTCGTCGATGAATAAAACTCCCTCTTCGCTTTGAAGTATAGCCCCTCTACCTCTAGGCAAACTCATGACAAATAACCCCTGGGCAATATCATCTAAAGCAACACCATACTCGCACCCAACGGCAAAAGCAAGCGACATTATAAGGGTGTGTTGCTTTCCCCATAACTTGCTTTCAACAGCTTTAAGGCCAAAAGGTGAATCTATAGTTATCTTTCTAAAATAATGTTTTCCGTCCCAACGCAAAGATGAGTCAGTGATTCTATAGACGCACGAAGGGCTCGTCCCAACGCTTATTATTTTAGAAGGTCGGTGTTTTAATTTATCGATACCTGAATTCAAAGTTGGTGAGTCGCCGTTCACTAACAACAGTTTGCAGTCGGCGGTTACAATTTCCAGTTTTGCCTCCAAAACACCGTCAATATCCCCAAAGCCCTCTAGATGTACAGGTTCGACAGAGGTAATCACCGATGACGATGGCCTGAATCTGTTAGCAATCTCTCCAATTTCTCCCTTAGCATTGGCCCCCATTTCCAAAACCAAAAATTCCGTATCCCTTGGCGCAGCCAATATTGTAAGGCAACAGCCCAATAGGGTGTTGTAGTTTCCTCTTGAGACATGAACGCGATATATTCTTTCCAAGACCTTGCCTATCGCTTCTTTGGTAGTGGTCTTTCCAACGCTTCCGGTAATAGCAACGATTTCTCTTAGGGACGAAAGCCCTGCAAGATATCTTTCCGATGCCTCTAAAATGGCCACATCAGGCGAAGGGACTCCAAAAAAAGAGATATCTTTATTAAAAGAAGTAAACTTTGACATTTCCTCATCCTTAAGTATTACTCCCTTTGCACCCCTATTTATGGCATCGCTTATGAATGAATGGCCATCGGACCTATTTCCCTTTAAGGCTATGAATATATCTCCCTTTTCGATCTTTCTGCTGTCCGTCTTAATTGAACAAGGCAAAGAAATATCAGCACCGCAAAGGCGAGTGCAGTTGAAGAGTTTCCCCACAGTCATATCTTCAGGAAAAGAATCTGTCGGACTCATGAAAGTACCCTTCCCCTTAGATTGCACCATTCCTTCAAGGCTTCAAAGTCGTTATAAGGTATCGTCCTGTCTTTGAATATTATTTGACGCTCCGGACCCTTCCCTGTTACCAAAACTACATCTCCTTTACCCGCGCGATCTAACGCGAAATGTAAAGCCTCTTTCCTGTCTATAATAGTCCAATATTCAGAGCTCCCGGGGAATGATTTTATTCCATCTGCAATCTGCGACGCAATATCCCTGGGATCCTCGCTCCTCGGATTATCCATAGTAACGACTATACAATCCGCGAATCGGGCGGCTATGCTTCCTAATATCGGCCTATTCTCTTTAAAACGCTCTCCTCCATGGCCGAAAACAAGCCACACCCTCCCATTGCAGAGGGGTTTGACTGTGGAAAGTACTTTTTCTAAAGCATCAGGAGTATGGGCATAGTCAATTATACATACAGGGCCATCTTCTACAAAATACCTTTCCAGTCTTCCCGGAACGGGAGGGCAATTTTCTAAGCCTTTTCTGATAACCTCCGCGTCAAAGTCTAACGACCAAGCAACGCTAGAGGCAGCTAAGGCATTCAATACATTGTATTCTCCCAGCAGAGGCAGGGTGACATTTTCGAGCGTAAAGCCTTCAGGGAAACTTATATCCATGGTGATACCTCTAATTGAGCTACGTCTTATGGAACCATAAAAGGCGTTTTCTGCCTTTTGGCGCAGGGAAAAACCTAAAATGTGTGGTGCAAACTCATTTGCAATCTTTTCTCCATAAGGATCATCGATATTTATGGAAGCTTTCCAGTCGCCACGCATATATTTTATGAAGAGATCTCTCTTTGCACAAAAATAGTTTTCCATATCACCATGATAATCCAAATGTTCGGGCGTCAAGTTCGTAAACACCGCCCTATCGTATAGACAGCCGAAGATACGCTTTTGCTCTATGCCATGAGAAGAGGCCTCCATTACACATGCGTGGCATCTGTTATCTACCATTTTATTTAACAATGACTGAATCAACGGAGCTTGAGGAGTTGTGCGATCGGCATCCTCGTGGCTTTTTCCGTCGTTATAGACTATGGTTCCTATTAATCCGCATTTCATGTCACCTGTATCTAAAATGCTTTTGATAAGATAGGTGGTCGTGCTCTTTCCGTTAGTTCCCGTAACAGCAATCATCAGTAGTTTGCTCGTAGGCAGGCCGTAGAAATATGCCGAAGCGAATCCACATGCTTCCCCTGCATTCTTTACTATAAGTTGAGGTATCGCCAAATCATCAACCCTTTCGGATGTAAGTACAGCCACTGCTCCCTTCCGTTGCGCATCCTGTGCGAATTCAACCCCTTTTCTTTTACTTCCTTCGAGGCAACAAAAAAGAGCACCTTCGCCTAATTGTCTACTGTCTATGGAGATCTCTGAAATTTCATTCTCCAAGCAGTTCGTGCCCGCTTCTATTATTTTCTTCAGACATCGTCTTCGGAAAAGAAAGTCTGCCAACTCTTTGATCGAAACTTTCATTTCCAGTCACCCATCCTATCGTTTGAGAATTTAAAAGCCGCTTGCCATCATCTCTTCAACGATTGTCCTAAAAATAGGAGCTGCTATTACTCCAGCTAAATAACCCTTTGCGCCAGGGTTTCCTACAGTGACTATTAAAACATAACGAGGGCTGTCATATGGCCAAAAACCGGCAAAAGTGGCTACGTGAGTATCTTGCAAATATTTTCCCCTATGAGCAACCTGAGCGGTACCGGTTTTCCCAGCCACCTTCGCGTTCTCAACATCAGCACGCTTGCCTGTGCCCTCTGCCACTGCCTGCCTTAAGGTCATTCTCAACCTTTCGGCCGTTGAATTTGAAAGCACTCGGCCAATCTCGCGCCTTTGGCCGTGGTAAACTTCGCTGCCCTTTCTGTCAAAAACGCTTTTCGTCAAATAGGGACGAACCAAAAGGCCTCCGTTTGCAATAGCCGAAAAAGCTTGGGCTAACTGGAGAGGCGTAACTGCGATGCCCTGTCCCAGAGCGATGTTGGCAGGCACAACGCCCCACCATTGAGATGGAAGAGGGAGTAATCCTCCTTCTTCACCCGGCAATTCTACGCCTGTAGGAACGCCAAACCCCCAGCTTTTAAGGGCATTGTAAGTTAAGTTTGTGGGCATCATCATACCAATTTGAGCCATCCCAACATTGCATGAGTTTATAATTATTTTATTGAAGTCCTGATTTCCATGAGCACGCCAATTGACCTCACGAATCACATGATCCGCTATTTTTATTGATCCTGAGCAGTTGAACCTGCTTTTTGAGTTAACATACCCGTTTTCCAAGGCTATGCCCATAATGATAGGTTTTAATACCGAGCCAGGTTCATATACCCTGCCTATCGCGTTGTTTCTGAGTGCATCGCCCGAGAAGGTCTCTCTATTCCCGGGGTCAAAGGAAGGAAAACTCGACATGGCTAATATTTCTCCCGTCATGGGATCCATACATACAGCCGCTGCCCATTCCGCATTGTTCACGGATGCTCCGTTTTGCAAAGCCTCATCGACTATGTACTGCAACCTCCAGTCGATTGTAAGAACTACCTCGCTATTAAGAAAGACCATTCCTTCCTCTGAAGATAAATTTGCTACCTCGAAGTAATTTCCCGCGGCGTCTCTTATTAAATTTCTCATACGCGGCGGATTGTACAGAAAAAAGTCCCATTGTCTCTCGACTCCGGAAAGGCCTTTTTCATCTATGTCGACAAAGCCCAACAGATGGGCCATATGTTTTCCAAAGGGATAGGAGCGCTCCATTTCCTTTATGCCGTATACCCCTTTTAAATTTAAAGATAATATCTCTTCGCCCTTTTGTAATGTTAATTTACGGACTAACCACATAAATCTACCCTCTAGAGGCTTTTGTAGTTTCTGGACGACTTGCTTAGGAAGATGCTGACCTAAAGCCGACAATTGGTTTGGATCCCAAAATGCAGGATCGATAAACACGCTCCATCGCGGAACGGATAAGGCCAGAGTTATACCGTTTCTGTCCGCAATCGTGCCTCTCGACGATGTCACCAAAACTTGTTGCCAATACTGGCTCCTAGCCCACATTACAACTCTTGAATCGGGAACAAGACAAAGTTGGACAACTTTAGCCGTTGTAACAACAAAGGCTAAAAATATTAAAAGCCAAAGACCCCTAGACCCTTTCAAAATTAGTCCTCTCTATCCTCCTTGGCGCTGGCAAAGGCAGAGAAAATTCCAAACGTCTTTCTTGTTTCAACAGCTACAGTCGGCAAATTATCTCCTTGAAAACGTTCACTATCGGGAGCGATTGCAAGTCGTATCGTAGAATCTCTCTCTAAGCTCTTCGTCATGCCCAAATTCCCGCTGGCATAATAGACGACCCGATCCGGAGCCATCATGGAAAGAAGGCGTTGAGAAAGAAGCAAATCCTTTTGTTGTAATGCTTCAATTTGTTGGTTTAAAGCCATCAATTCATGTTCTAAATATAAACTGTAAAAACGAAGCCCCGCAAGTCCGAGGAGAGCTAAGGAAACTAACACAATATAAGCATAAATACCCTTTTTGCCCTTTGTTGCCACCCTTACCACTCCCCATCAAAAACATCAGGATTTTATTAAAACGCGCAATTTTGCACTTCTAGATCTCGGATTACCTTCCATTTCTTCCCTCTTCGGTAAAATTGGTTTCTTAGAAAATACCTTCCCAATTCCTTCTTTTTCCCAGCCTTTAAAGGAATGTTTAACGATCCGGTCCTCCAGAGAATGGTAACTTATGACTACTAAATATCCCCCGCTTCGAAGGCAACCCAGGCTGTTTTTCAATCCGCTTTCCAGTGCTCCCAATTCATCGTTAACAACAATTCTTAGAGCCTGAAAGATCCTTCTTGCCGGATGTTTTCTCATTTGCCTCTGAATTTTTGCCGGAAGTGCCCCCCTAATTATCTCCACCAACTCCGCAGTAGAAGTGATCAACCCTTTCTGCTCGCGATATCTGACTATTGCCTTTGCTATTTGGCGGGAGTAACGCTCCTCGCCATACTTATAAAAGACATCAGATAACTCTTTGATGCTATAGTTATTTATTATATCAAAGGCTGTTAATTCAGCTTCCCGGTCCATCCTCATGTCAATAGGTCCCGGTTTATTGAATGAAAACCCTCTTTCATCATCGTCAAGCTGCAACGAAGAGACGCCCAAATCGAATAAAATTGCATCAACCGCTACGGATCTAAAGCTATTTTTAACGACATCGCCTATAAACCTGAAATTTGATTTAACTAACAAGACCCTTTCGCCGAAGGGTTTAAGCTTTTCCGAAGCTATCGCTAAGGCTCTCTCATCCTGGTCAAGTCCTAAAAGCTTAATGTCCGGAAAAGTCGACAACAAAGCATATGCATGCCCCCCAAGCCCTACAGTAGCATCGACAACTAACCTTATATCGTCAGATAGCGATAGTATATCGATAATTTCATTAGTTAATACAGGAACATGCCTTATTGCTTCCATTCTACGCCCTCGACGATCGTTGACAGATTTGACAAAATATCCTGTCTATATTTGTTCCAGGTCTCACGATCCCATATTTCCAGATGATCTCCAACTCCGATGATGCTGACCTCCGTTTCTAAGTATGCATGCGACTTTAACATCTGAGGAAGAAGTATTCTCCCAGCCGAATCGAGTGTAATTTCATGAGCCGTTGCCAAAAATACGCGCAAAAAATCTCTAGCCTTACTTTGAGAAAAGGGCATCTTTTGCAATTTTTCAAGCAACTTCTCCCACTCATCCTTGGAATACAAAGAGATGCACCTCTCGACACCAACAGAGGCAACGAGCTGTTCCCCCATCTCCTGTCTGAACCTAGATGGCAATACCAATCGGCCTTTACTGTCCAGGCGATGCTCATAGGTCCCGATCATCATCTCACACGCCATCCCACTTTAAAACACTTTCTACCACTTTACCACTAAGTCAACACATAATACAAGCCCCAGGGCCTAATTTAGTCAACTTATTATTAGGCCCTGGGGCTTGTATTATTTATTTCGAGCATTCCATAAGCCGGGTTCTGTGATATTGATGACCATTTATCTTGGGATGAGCTCGCGCCCATCCTCTAGCGATCAACCCGGAGGTCAGCGGGCCACCTCATCCCTCCCTATTAGATCTTGCTCCAAGCGGGGTTTGCCTGGCTCATTGGTCGCCCAATGACCGGTGGGCTCTTACTCCACCTTTTCACCCTTACTCCAAATGGGAGCGGTATCTTTCTGTGGCACTATCCCGAGGCTCGCGCCTGCTGGACGTTATCCAGCGCTTTGCCCTGTGGAGCCCGGACTTTCCTCGTTCTATCCCAGGAACGCGGTCACCCGGAATGCTCGAAGTCTTGTTTATTTTCTATATTAAAGATATCATCATGAAGACCTTTTTTCAACACCATAACATTGGCTTTTAGGGAGGGTTCTTATGGAAACGCAGTTTTCGCCAATGCCCGGATACGATGAATTCAAAAATAAAGTTAAGTCGCTAATGAACATTGAACTGGACGCCTATAAACAGCAAATTCACCGACGGGTCCATATGTTAATGCAGCGTTGGGAATGTTCCAATTATGAAAAATATTTCGAAATACTGAAAAAAGATCCGGAAAAACGAAAGGAGTTTTTGGACTACCTCGCAATCAATGTGTCTGAATTTTTTAGAAATCCATCAATATGGTGGCATTTGCGAGACAAGGTTTTGCCGGTGTTAATAAAGGAGAAAGGAAGACGTCTTAAAATGCAGAAACTAAGAAAACTTTGTATCAGAAGTTCGTCAAGGCTCTACGTCCGGGAGGTATAATGATGGTTGGTGCCACTGAGCATATTTACGATTATCGCAGCCTCGATTTGGAGCCCCTGGGACAATTTTTATATAGGAGAAAATAAAAGATAAAAAATCCCGTGGGATATTTTATAAAGAACA
The window above is part of the Acetomicrobium thermoterrenum DSM 13490 genome. Proteins encoded here:
- a CDS encoding UDP-N-acetylmuramoyl-L-alanyl-D-glutamate--2,6-diaminopimelate ligase; the protein is MKVSIKELADFLFRRRCLKKIIEAGTNCLENEISEISIDSRQLGEGALFCCLEGSKRKGVEFAQDAQRKGAVAVLTSERVDDLAIPQLIVKNAGEACGFASAYFYGLPTSKLLMIAVTGTNGKSTTTYLIKSILDTGDMKCGLIGTIVYNDGKSHEDADRTTPQAPLIQSLLNKMVDNRCHACVMEASSHGIEQKRIFGCLYDRAVFTNLTPEHLDYHGDMENYFCAKRDLFIKYMRGDWKASINIDDPYGEKIANEFAPHILGFSLRQKAENAFYGSIRRSSIRGITMDISFPEGFTLENVTLPLLGEYNVLNALAASSVAWSLDFDAEVIRKGLENCPPVPGRLERYFVEDGPVCIIDYAHTPDALEKVLSTVKPLCNGRVWLVFGHGGERFKENRPILGSIAARFADCIVVTMDNPRSEDPRDIASQIADGIKSFPGSSEYWTIIDRKEALHFALDRAGKGDVVLVTGKGPERQIIFKDRTIPYNDFEALKEWCNLRGRVLS
- the mraZ gene encoding division/cell wall cluster transcriptional repressor MraZ, encoding MMIGTYEHRLDSKGRLVLPSRFRQEMGEQLVASVGVERCISLYSKDEWEKLLEKLQKMPFSQSKARDFLRVFLATAHEITLDSAGRILLPQMLKSHAYLETEVSIIGVGDHLEIWDRETWNKYRQDILSNLSTIVEGVEWKQ
- a CDS encoding cell division protein, coding for MATKGKKGIYAYIVLVSLALLGLAGLRFYSLYLEHELMALNQQIEALQQKDLLLSQRLLSMMAPDRVVYYASGNLGMTKSLERDSTIRLAIAPDSERFQGDNLPTVAVETRKTFGIFSAFASAKEDRED
- the rsmH gene encoding 16S rRNA (cytosine(1402)-N(4))-methyltransferase RsmH, coding for MEAIRHVPVLTNEIIDILSLSDDIRLVVDATVGLGGHAYALLSTFPDIKLLGLDQDERALAIASEKLKPFGERVLLVKSNFRFIGDVVKNSFRSVAVDAILFDLGVSSLQLDDDERGFSFNKPGPIDMRMDREAELTAFDIINNYSIKELSDVFYKYGEERYSRQIAKAIVRYREQKGLITSTAELVEIIRGALPAKIQRQMRKHPARRIFQALRIVVNDELGALESGLKNSLGCLRSGGYLVVISYHSLEDRIVKHSFKGWEKEGIGKVFSKKPILPKREEMEGNPRSRSAKLRVLIKS
- a CDS encoding peptidoglycan D,D-transpeptidase FtsI family protein, which produces MKGSRGLWLLIFLAFVVTTAKVVQLCLVPDSRVVMWARSQYWQQVLVTSSRGTIADRNGITLALSVPRWSVFIDPAFWDPNQLSALGQHLPKQVVQKLQKPLEGRFMWLVRKLTLQKGEEILSLNLKGVYGIKEMERSYPFGKHMAHLLGFVDIDEKGLSGVERQWDFFLYNPPRMRNLIRDAAGNYFEVANLSSEEGMVFLNSEVVLTIDWRLQYIVDEALQNGASVNNAEWAAAVCMDPMTGEILAMSSFPSFDPGNRETFSGDALRNNAIGRVYEPGSVLKPIIMGIALENGYVNSKSRFNCSGSIKIADHVIREVNWRAHGNQDFNKIIINSCNVGMAQIGMMMPTNLTYNALKSWGFGVPTGVELPGEEGGLLPLPSQWWGVVPANIALGQGIAVTPLQLAQAFSAIANGGLLVRPYLTKSVFDRKGSEVYHGQRREIGRVLSNSTAERLRMTLRQAVAEGTGKRADVENAKVAGKTGTAQVAHRGKYLQDTHVATFAGFWPYDSPRYVLIVTVGNPGAKGYLAGVIAAPIFRTIVEEMMASGF
- a CDS encoding UDP-N-acetylmuramoyl-tripeptide--D-alanyl-D-alanine ligase; the protein is MSPTDSFPEDMTVGKLFNCTRLCGADISLPCSIKTDSRKIEKGDIFIALKGNRSDGHSFISDAINRGAKGVILKDEEMSKFTSFNKDISFFGVPSPDVAILEASERYLAGLSSLREIVAITGSVGKTTTKEAIGKVLERIYRVHVSRGNYNTLLGCCLTILAAPRDTEFLVLEMGANAKGEIGEIANRFRPSSSVITSVEPVHLEGFGDIDGVLEAKLEIVTADCKLLLVNGDSPTLNSGIDKLKHRPSKIISVGTSPSCVYRITDSSLRWDGKHYFRKITIDSPFGLKAVESKLWGKQHTLIMSLAFAVGCEYGVALDDIAQGLFVMSLPRGRGAILQSEEGVLFIDESYNASPVSVKAAIDNLCLIPSKGRKIAVLGGMKELGSYANRFHDEILDCAAKTADQVLIYGSEWKGINKNYKNVLCLQDMEDIVNHLKAILRTGDVVLVKGSRVYEMERIYDWWSLHEL